The nucleotide sequence CCATTCCCCTTGGTGGTATTATCAGTATTTTTGGCATTTTTGGCATTATTGGTATTTACCCCATTCTCTAATTTGCTAATTTCCTCATTCTCTCATTTCCTCATTTCCCAATCTTTCTTCATTCGCAATTATTTATTATCTTTGCCCCCGTATGAAAATCCTGATTATAGAAGACGAAAAAGAACTGCGCCTCACCCTGCGACAGTTCCTCGAACAAGAACACTTTTTGGTGGAAACAGCGAAAGACTACCCTTCGGGGCTAGCTAAACTTGCCGACTACGACTACGATTGCATCCTCTTGGACATTATGTTGCCCAACGGTAGCGGTATGCAATTGCTGGACGAGCTTAGGGCGATGAAAAAGAACCATTCAGTGCTTATCATCTCAGCGAAAGACTCGGTAGAGGACAAGGTGCTCGGACTCGAAAAGGGCGCTGACGATTATCTTGCAAAACCTTTTCACCTCGCCGAACTCTTGGCTCGCGTCAAATCAATTATACGGCGCAAAAACCAGCAAGGTGAGGAAGTGATTACCCTCAAAAACGTACAGTTTTTCCCCGAAACCCGTACCGTGAAGGTAGGCGATACAACCCTTACTCTCAACCGAAAGGAATACGACCTCTTGTATTACTTTATCATTCGTCCTGAACGATTGGTAGAGAAAACCACCCTTGCCGAAGCCGTCTGGGGAGATTATATCGACCAAGTCGATAGCCTCGATTTTATCTATTCGCAAATAAAAAATCTCCGCAAAAAACTCAAAACTGCCGAAGCCGAAATAGACCTCCAAGCGGTTTATGGCATTGGTTATAAATTGGTATAACTATGAAAATATCACTGAAAAACTACACCTTGCGCTACCTCACGCTCACCTTTTTGCTCATCTTGGCGGTGTGGGCGGCGGTGTTCTACGCTTATATTTTAGACGAGGTGTACGACAATATCGATGACGGACTGAAAGACAAGAAGACGCTCATTATCCAAA is from Capnocytophaga ochracea DSM 7271 and encodes:
- a CDS encoding response regulator transcription factor; this encodes MKILIIEDEKELRLTLRQFLEQEHFLVETAKDYPSGLAKLADYDYDCILLDIMLPNGSGMQLLDELRAMKKNHSVLIISAKDSVEDKVLGLEKGADDYLAKPFHLAELLARVKSIIRRKNQQGEEVITLKNVQFFPETRTVKVGDTTLTLNRKEYDLLYYFIIRPERLVEKTTLAEAVWGDYIDQVDSLDFIYSQIKNLRKKLKTAEAEIDLQAVYGIGYKLV